In Ovis aries strain OAR_USU_Benz2616 breed Rambouillet chromosome 14, ARS-UI_Ramb_v3.0, whole genome shotgun sequence, a single genomic region encodes these proteins:
- the LOC101114134 gene encoding cationic amino acid transporter 3-like, translating to MLRQFVRQFGQKLMCKRLLEPIDESERPVAHLNLLNLVIVGVGRMLIAGVYILAGAVAKYIAGPATIISFLVAAMFSMLSGLCYAEFGAWVPRFGSAYLYSYVTMGQLYAFVIGWNSILPLVTGTAVLARVSSYVFDSLIGNHISQALQETFPLHLPYSLATYADFFALGLVLLMTGLLLLGVRESILVTKISIGINILVLIFIIITGFIKGDLHNWRLTEQDYNLNISRTRDIYGLGGLGRLGSGGFTPFGFEGILQGTATCFYYFFGVDVLATKGGEAINPHRSIPWSILITIFICFLAYSGVSVALTLMVPYYQIQPHNPLPQAILHSLWLPARYFVIIGTLCALISRLHSAVSRMPPLIYTMAEDGLLFRVLTRTHVRTGIRVVAMMSAANLTGLMALLFKYTDLVDLVSVGTLFVYSLVAFSVLVLRYQPDQNLNKNENTQGEIEMPGLDGHLLDSEPEARNSNILKSLWFPISTIPTRKSGQIVYGCASLLVLLMIILSVILVQWSSQEFSGDSGYTPVAVLLLLLIIGVMVIIWRQPQNPIPLYFKVPALPVLPLVSIFVNLYLMMQITSGTWIIFGIWNVIGFLIYFGYGIRHSLENDEP from the exons ATGTTGCGTCAGTTTGTTCGCCAGTTTGGTCAGAAGCTCATGTGCAAGCGGCTGCTGGAGCCCATAGATGAGTCTGAGAGACCTGTGGCTCATCTGAACCTCCTAAACCTGGTGATCGTGGGTGTGGGCAGGATGTTGATAGCTGGCGTGTACATTCTGGCTGGTGCAGTGGCAAAGTACATAGCTGGACCAGCAACCATCATCTCGTTCTTGGTGGCTGCCATGTTTTCTATGTTATCTGGACTCTGCTATGCCGAATTTGGGGCCTGGGTACCACGCTTTGGTTCTGCGTATCTCTACAGCTATGTCACGATGGGTCAACTCTATGCCTTTGTCATTGGCTGGAACTCCATACTTCCCTTAGTTACGG GTACTGCTGTCTTGGCCAGGGTCTCGAGTTACGTCTTTGACAGCCTGATTGGGAATCACATCTCTCAGGCATTACAGGAAACTTTCCCTCTGCACCTGCCTTACTCCCTGGCCACATATGCAGACTTTTTTGCCCTGGGCCTGGTACTGCTGATGACAG GACTACTGCTTCTGGGAGTTCGTGAATCAATCCTGGTTACCAAAATATCCATAGGAATAAACATTTTGGTTctcattttcattatcatcaCTGGCTTCATTAAGGGAGATCTGCATAACTGGAGGCTCACAGAACAGGACTACAACCTAAACATATCCAGAACCAGAGACATCTATGGCTTAGGAGG CTTGGGCCGTCTGGGTTCTGGAGGGTTTACACCTTTCGGCTTtgaagggattctccagggaacagCTACATGTTTCTACTATTTTTTTGGTGTTGATGTTCTTGCCACTAAAG gGGGAGAAGCTATAAATCCTCATCGTTCCATCCCCTGGAGCATCTTGATCACGATCTTCATCTGCTTTTTGGCTTATTCTGGTGTCTCAGTGGCACTCACCCTCATGGTGCCCTACTACCAGATTCAGCCTCACAACCCTTTGCCACAAGCCATTCTCCATAGTTTGTGGCTCCCCGCCAGATACTTCGTGATTATTGGCACCCTCTGTGCTCTTATATCCAG aCTCCATAGCGCCGTGTCCAGAATGCCTCCTTTGATCTACACGATGGCAGAGGACGGGCTCCTTTTCCGGGTACTTACTCGGACCCATGTCCGCACAGGCATTCGTGTCGTGGCCATGATGTCTGCTGCAAATCTtacag GGCTCATGGCGTTACTCTTCAAGTACACAGATCTTGTGGATCTTGTGTCGGTCGGGACTCTGTTCGTTTACTCCCTGGTGGCATTTTCTGTTCTTGTCCTCAG ATACCAGCCCGATCAGAATTTAAACAAGAATGAGAACACACAGGGGGAAATTGAGATGCCTGGCCTTGATGGACATCTGCTGGACTCTGAACCTGAAGCAAGAAACTCAAACATTCTAAAGAGTCTGTGGTTCCCTATCAGCACCATCCCCACTAGGAAATCTGGCCAGATTGTTTATGGATGTGCCTCACTACTTG TTCTCCTGATGATAATCTTGAGCGTGATCCTGGTCCAGTGGTccagtcaggagttctctggagACTCCGGGTACACACCagtggctgtgctgctgctgctgctcatcaTTGGGGTCATGGTCATCATCTGGAGGCAGCCCCAGAACCCCATTCCTCTTTATTTTAAG GTCCCTGCTCTGCCTGTCCTCCCACTAGTGAGCATCTTCGTGAACCTTTACTTGATGATGCAGATAACTTCTGGG